A section of the Jannaschia sp. S6380 genome encodes:
- the egtD gene encoding L-histidine N(alpha)-methyltransferase yields the protein MNADLLKDALAGLSAPDKSLPPKWFYDQRGSDLFERITELPEYYPTRTEAAILRDNAADLAGLVPPGGALVELGSGASVKTRILLDAGGHFGAYVPMDISAEFLHATADDLRRRYPALAVHPVVGDFTRPLDLPVAVDGLAKVGFFPGSTIGNLGEEQAVALLRGAAGWSDIRAFVLGVDLVKDPAELIAAYDDAQGVTAAFNLNILSRLNAEVHADFDLPAFRHEARWKADRNRIEMHLVSRCDQGVRLGGTKIRFAKGETIHTESCRKYTTASLSHLAGQSGWRVERMLTDDRERFAVAILRPR from the coding sequence GTGAATGCCGATCTGTTGAAGGACGCGCTCGCCGGGCTTTCGGCGCCGGACAAGTCGTTGCCGCCCAAATGGTTCTACGACCAGCGCGGCAGTGACCTGTTCGAGCGGATCACCGAACTGCCCGAATACTACCCCACCCGGACCGAGGCGGCCATCCTGCGGGACAACGCCGCCGACCTGGCGGGCCTCGTCCCGCCCGGTGGCGCCTTGGTGGAGCTTGGGTCGGGCGCCAGCGTCAAGACGCGGATCCTTCTGGATGCGGGCGGTCACTTTGGCGCCTATGTTCCGATGGATATCTCGGCCGAGTTCCTGCACGCGACGGCCGACGACCTGCGCCGCCGCTATCCGGCGCTTGCCGTCCACCCGGTCGTGGGCGATTTCACCCGCCCGCTCGACCTGCCGGTGGCGGTCGACGGTCTGGCGAAGGTCGGGTTCTTCCCCGGCTCCACCATTGGCAACCTAGGCGAGGAGCAAGCGGTCGCCCTGCTTCGCGGCGCGGCGGGGTGGTCCGACATCCGTGCCTTCGTCCTCGGCGTCGATCTGGTCAAGGACCCGGCGGAACTGATCGCGGCCTATGACGATGCCCAAGGGGTGACGGCGGCATTCAACCTGAACATTCTCAGTCGGTTGAACGCCGAAGTTCATGCGGATTTCGACCTGCCGGCGTTCCGGCACGAGGCCCGCTGGAAGGCCGACCGGAATCGGATCGAGATGCATCTGGTGTCGCGGTGCGACCAGGGGGTCAGGCTTGGCGGAACGAAAATCCGGTTCGCGAAGGGCGAGACGATCCACACCGAAAGCTGTCGCAAGTACACGACCGCATCCCTGTCGCATCTGGCCGGGCAGTCCGGTTGGCGGGTGGAGCGGATGCTGACCGACGACCGCGAGCGGTTCGCGGTCGCGATCCTGCGGCCGCGCTAG
- the egtB gene encoding ergothioneine biosynthesis protein EgtB gives MPQHAPAPLAPPEALSLFQATRARTDRLAAPLRPEDMMLQSMEDASPVKWHLAHTTWFFEEFILKPHKPDYASPDDRFAFLFNSYYTQAGPRHARDRRGMISRPDCAEVAAYRRHVDAALADLLDGGRDDREGIAGLVELGCHHEMQHQELLVTDLLHGLSFNPLMPIYRDPAPLPVTAEVPLTFTRHEGGSVWIGHDGPGFAYDCEGARHRIHLDPYEIADRPVTNRDWIAFMEDGGYSDPRHWFMEGHAIATREDWAHPLYWWRQDGDWWTYTLRGPQPVALDAPVVHVSYHEAAAFARWADARWDRGARLPTEAEHEVAFRDVPIAGNFLDDGQLRPMPGPGIWGDVWEWTASPFTPYPGFRPPEGALGEYNGKFMVNQIVLRGGSCATARGQMRATYRTFFYPHQRWQMMGLRLARDV, from the coding sequence ATGCCGCAGCACGCACCGGCCCCGCTCGCACCGCCCGAGGCGCTCTCGCTGTTCCAGGCCACACGCGCGCGCACGGACCGATTGGCCGCGCCGCTGCGCCCCGAGGACATGATGCTCCAGTCGATGGAGGACGCCTCGCCCGTCAAATGGCACCTGGCGCACACGACCTGGTTCTTCGAGGAGTTCATCCTGAAGCCGCACAAGCCGGACTACGCATCGCCCGACGACCGTTTCGCGTTCCTATTCAACAGCTACTACACCCAGGCCGGTCCGCGTCATGCACGCGACCGGCGGGGCATGATCTCGCGCCCGGACTGCGCCGAGGTCGCGGCCTACCGTCGGCACGTGGACGCGGCCCTGGCGGACCTTCTGGACGGCGGACGCGACGATCGGGAAGGGATCGCGGGTCTGGTCGAACTGGGTTGTCACCATGAAATGCAGCATCAGGAACTGCTCGTAACCGACCTGCTGCACGGCCTGTCCTTCAACCCGCTGATGCCGATCTATCGCGACCCGGCCCCCTTGCCGGTCACTGCGGAGGTGCCGCTGACCTTCACCCGGCACGAGGGGGGATCCGTCTGGATCGGCCATGACGGCCCCGGCTTCGCCTATGATTGCGAAGGCGCCCGCCACCGCATCCATCTGGACCCCTATGAGATTGCGGACAGGCCCGTCACCAACCGCGACTGGATCGCCTTCATGGAGGATGGCGGTTATTCCGACCCCCGGCACTGGTTCATGGAGGGCCACGCCATCGCCACGCGCGAAGATTGGGCGCACCCCCTCTATTGGTGGCGTCAGGACGGTGACTGGTGGACCTATACCCTGCGCGGGCCGCAGCCGGTCGCGCTGGACGCCCCCGTGGTGCATGTCAGCTATCATGAGGCGGCGGCCTTCGCCCGCTGGGCCGACGCCCGATGGGACCGGGGCGCGCGCCTGCCCACGGAGGCCGAGCACGAGGTGGCGTTCCGCGATGTCCCGATCGCGGGAAATTTCCTGGATGACGGACAGCTGCGGCCGATGCCGGGGCCCGGCATCTGGGGCGATGTCTGGGAATGGACCGCGTCGCCCTTTACGCCCTATCCGGGTTTCCGGCCGCCCGAAGGGGCCTTGGGCGAATACAACGGCAAGTTCATGGTCAACCAGATCGTCCTGCGTGGCGGGTCCTGCGCAACCGCGCGGGGGCAGATGCGGGCGACATACCGGACGTTCTTCTATCCGCATCAGCGGTGGCAGATGATGGGCCTCCGGCTCGCGCGGGACGTCTGA
- a CDS encoding branched-chain amino acid ABC transporter permease: protein MNTRAVLLFALVALLFVATGVFQSWNLALTIFNMGLISAIMALGVNIQWGYAGLFNVGVMGFVALGGLGAVLVSMPPNFEAVSAGGGRIVLGLLAGVAVVAAAIYAWRRGGRYHGWITAAVLLVGFFVFRAILDPGVIAVEAVNPASAGNIGGLNFCADYRDCGWITLLSWPAGAVLAAGAAWIIGKTALGLRSDYLAIATLGIAEIIIAVMKNEDWLARGVKNVIGLPRPVPYEIDLQNSEVFTEAATEFGFDPVTASTIAVKLAYAGFFALVLLLLIWLTQAALTSPWGRMMRAIRDNEVAAEAMGKDVTARHLQIFVLGSAVLGLAGAMMITFDGQLTPTSYQPLRYTFLIWVMVIVGGSGNNWGSVLGGFLIWWLWVQVEYFGPLGMTYLTAGMPDGFWLKDHLQEAAQHTRLALMGVVLLLVLRFSPKGLLPER, encoded by the coding sequence ATGAACACGCGCGCCGTCCTCCTGTTTGCGCTGGTCGCGCTGCTGTTCGTGGCCACCGGGGTGTTCCAGTCCTGGAACCTGGCGCTGACGATCTTCAACATGGGCCTCATCAGCGCGATCATGGCACTGGGCGTGAACATCCAGTGGGGCTATGCCGGCCTTTTCAACGTGGGCGTCATGGGGTTCGTCGCATTGGGCGGGCTGGGCGCCGTTCTGGTGTCCATGCCCCCGAATTTCGAGGCGGTCTCGGCCGGGGGCGGGCGCATCGTGCTGGGCTTGCTGGCGGGCGTCGCGGTCGTCGCGGCGGCGATCTACGCCTGGCGCCGGGGCGGACGCTACCATGGCTGGATTACGGCAGCGGTGCTGCTGGTTGGGTTCTTCGTCTTTCGCGCCATCCTCGACCCCGGCGTGATCGCGGTCGAGGCGGTGAACCCCGCTTCCGCAGGCAATATCGGCGGGCTGAACTTCTGCGCCGACTACCGTGATTGCGGCTGGATCACGCTGTTGTCCTGGCCGGCCGGCGCGGTTCTGGCGGCGGGGGCGGCGTGGATCATCGGCAAGACGGCGCTGGGCCTGCGGTCGGACTATCTGGCCATCGCCACGCTGGGCATCGCCGAGATCATCATCGCCGTCATGAAGAACGAGGATTGGCTGGCTCGGGGCGTCAAGAACGTCATCGGCCTGCCGCGTCCCGTTCCCTACGAAATCGACCTTCAGAACTCCGAAGTCTTCACCGAGGCGGCAACCGAGTTCGGCTTCGATCCGGTCACGGCATCGACCATCGCCGTCAAGCTGGCCTATGCGGGCTTCTTCGCCTTGGTCCTGCTGTTGCTGATCTGGTTGACGCAGGCGGCGCTGACCTCGCCCTGGGGCCGCATGATGCGCGCCATCCGCGACAACGAGGTCGCGGCCGAGGCGATGGGGAAGGACGTGACCGCGCGGCATCTGCAGATCTTCGTCCTGGGCTCGGCCGTCCTGGGGCTGGCCGGCGCGATGATGATCACGTTCGATGGCCAGTTGACGCCGACCAGCTATCAGCCGCTGCGCTATACGTTCCTGATCTGGGTCATGGTGATCGTGGGCGGGTCGGGCAACAACTGGGGCTCGGTCCTCGGCGGTTTCCTGATCTGGTGGCTCTGGGTGCAGGTGGAATATTTCGGACCTCTCGGCATGACCTATCTGACGGCGGGCATGCCGGACGGGTTCTGGCTCAAGGATCACCTGCAGGAGGCTGCGCAGCACACGCGTCTTGCGCTGATGGGTGTGGTGCTTTTGCTGGTGCTTCGCTTTTCGCCCAAGGGGTTGCTGCCCGAGCGTTGA
- a CDS encoding branched-chain amino acid ABC transporter permease, whose amino-acid sequence MEPLNALVAFANFVLVPATAYGSQLALGALGVTLIYGILRFSNFAHGDTMAFGTMSVILATWGLQAAGIGLGPLPTALLALPVGIAVTALLLLGTDRLVYRFYRAKKAVPVTFVIASLGVMFIYNGVVRFIIGPDDQRFADGERFVISARDFKTMTGLDEGLAIKTTQVITVVVAVVVVAILFWFLNRTRTGKSMRAYSDNEDLALLSGINPERVVMYTWLMVAALATIAGTLYGLDKSFKPFTYFQLLLPIFAAAIVGGLGSPLGAIAGGFVIAFAEVTITYPLKKVLGYALPEALEPDGLVQLLSTDYKFAVSFVILIIVLLFRPTGLFAGKSV is encoded by the coding sequence ATGGAACCGCTCAACGCCCTCGTGGCCTTCGCCAACTTCGTTCTCGTCCCCGCGACCGCCTATGGCTCGCAGCTTGCGCTGGGCGCGCTGGGCGTGACGCTGATCTATGGCATCCTGCGTTTCTCGAACTTCGCGCATGGCGACACGATGGCCTTCGGCACGATGTCCGTCATCCTCGCCACCTGGGGCTTGCAGGCGGCGGGCATCGGCCTGGGCCCATTGCCCACGGCGCTGCTGGCGCTTCCGGTCGGCATCGCGGTCACGGCGCTGCTGTTGCTCGGCACAGATCGTCTGGTCTATCGCTTCTACCGCGCCAAGAAGGCCGTGCCGGTCACCTTCGTCATCGCGTCCCTGGGCGTGATGTTCATCTACAACGGCGTCGTGCGTTTCATCATCGGGCCCGACGACCAGCGTTTCGCCGACGGCGAACGGTTCGTCATCTCGGCCCGCGACTTCAAGACGATGACCGGTCTGGATGAAGGGCTGGCCATCAAGACGACGCAGGTCATCACCGTGGTCGTCGCCGTCGTGGTGGTCGCCATCCTGTTCTGGTTCCTGAACCGCACCCGCACCGGCAAGTCGATGCGCGCCTATTCCGACAACGAGGATCTGGCCTTGCTGTCGGGCATCAATCCCGAACGGGTCGTCATGTACACATGGTTGATGGTCGCCGCGCTGGCGACGATCGCGGGCACGCTCTACGGGCTCGACAAGTCGTTCAAGCCGTTCACCTATTTCCAGCTTCTGTTGCCGATCTTCGCCGCCGCCATCGTGGGCGGCCTGGGTTCGCCACTGGGCGCCATCGCGGGCGGATTTGTCATTGCCTTCGCCGAGGTCACGATCACCTATCCGCTCAAGAAGGTGCTGGGCTATGCCCTGCCCGAGGCATTGGAGCCCGACGGCCTCGTCCAGCTTCTGTCGACCGACTACAAGTTCGCGGTCAGCTTCGTCATCCTCATCATCGTCCTTCTGTTCCGTCCCACGGGCCTGTTTGCGGGGAAATCTGTATGA
- a CDS encoding ABC transporter ATP-binding protein, giving the protein MSRNAWQDDRGNKDRSITRPGGGTLSQGTAPADRIETTNAFLIGDSMSGGYGSGPDILHDCTIAVDPGEIAVIVGPNGAGKSTGMKAVFGMLNLNKGSVRLDGEDITALSPQDRVAKGMGFVPQTSNIFTSMTVEENLEMGAFIRRDDFRDTMAQVYDLFPILKEKRRQPAGELSGGQRQQVAVGRALMTKPKVLMLDEPTAGVSPIVMDELFDRIIEVSRTGIPILMVEQNARQALEIADRGYVLVQGRNAHTGTGKELLADEEVRRSFLGG; this is encoded by the coding sequence ATGAGCCGCAACGCCTGGCAGGACGACCGGGGCAACAAGGATCGGTCGATCACCCGGCCCGGCGGCGGGACGCTGTCGCAGGGCACCGCCCCCGCCGACCGGATCGAGACGACGAACGCCTTCCTGATCGGCGACAGCATGTCGGGCGGCTATGGCAGCGGGCCGGACATCCTGCACGACTGCACCATCGCCGTCGACCCCGGCGAGATCGCGGTGATCGTGGGGCCCAACGGGGCGGGCAAGTCGACCGGCATGAAGGCCGTCTTCGGCATGCTGAACCTCAACAAGGGCAGCGTGCGTCTGGATGGCGAGGACATCACCGCGCTGTCGCCGCAGGACAGGGTCGCCAAGGGCATGGGTTTCGTGCCGCAGACGTCGAACATCTTCACCTCGATGACGGTCGAGGAGAACCTGGAGATGGGCGCCTTCATCCGCCGCGACGACTTTCGGGACACGATGGCGCAGGTCTATGATTTGTTCCCGATCCTCAAGGAGAAACGCCGCCAGCCCGCGGGCGAGTTGTCGGGTGGACAGCGCCAGCAGGTTGCCGTCGGCCGCGCGCTGATGACCAAGCCCAAGGTACTGATGCTGGATGAGCCCACCGCGGGCGTTAGCCCCATCGTCATGGACGAACTCTTCGACCGGATCATCGAGGTCAGCCGCACCGGCATCCCGATCCTGATGGTCGAGCAGAACGCGCGTCAGGCGCTGGAGATCGCGGATCGCGGCTATGTCCTGGTGCAGGGCCGCAACGCACATACCGGTACGGGGAAGGAACTGCTGGCGGACGAGGAAGTCCGTCGGTCGTTCCTGGGGGGATGA
- a CDS encoding ABC transporter ATP-binding protein produces MIEVTDLHRHFGGFRAVDGATLRITEGSITGLIGPNGAGKTTLFNVIAGVLKPTSGKVTMAGEDITGLPPHELFHKGLLRTFQIAHEFSSMTVRENLMMVPGDQLGETLWNAWFKRRAIREEDEALAAKADEVLDFLTISHLAEEKAGNLSGGQKKLLELGRTMMVDARIVFLDEVGAGVNRTLLNTIGDAILRLNRERGYTFVVIEHDMDFIGRICDPVIVMAEGHVLAEGTLAEIKANEQVIEAYLGTGLKNKDQLAETGA; encoded by the coding sequence ATGATCGAGGTCACGGACCTTCATCGCCATTTCGGCGGCTTCCGCGCCGTGGACGGCGCGACGCTGCGCATCACCGAAGGGTCCATCACCGGCTTGATCGGTCCGAACGGGGCGGGCAAGACCACCCTTTTCAACGTGATCGCGGGCGTGCTGAAACCCACCTCCGGCAAGGTCACGATGGCGGGCGAGGACATCACCGGATTGCCCCCGCACGAACTGTTCCACAAGGGCCTGCTGCGCACGTTCCAGATCGCGCATGAATTCTCGTCGATGACGGTGCGCGAGAACCTGATGATGGTGCCCGGCGACCAGCTGGGGGAGACGCTCTGGAACGCATGGTTCAAGCGCCGCGCCATCCGCGAGGAGGACGAGGCCCTCGCCGCCAAGGCCGACGAAGTGCTGGACTTCCTGACCATCAGCCACCTGGCCGAGGAGAAGGCCGGCAACCTGTCGGGCGGCCAGAAGAAACTGTTGGAGCTGGGGCGCACGATGATGGTCGACGCCCGCATCGTCTTCCTGGACGAGGTCGGCGCCGGCGTGAACCGGACGCTCCTGAACACAATAGGCGACGCGATCCTGCGCCTGAACCGCGAGCGGGGATACACTTTCGTCGTGATCGAGCACGACATGGATTTCATCGGCCGCATCTGCGACCCGGTCATCGTGATGGCCGAGGGGCACGTTCTGGCCGAAGGAACGCTGGCCGAGATCAAGGCCAACGAGCAGGTCATCGAGGCCTATCTGGGCACCGGTCTGAAGAACAAGGATCAGCTGGCGGAGACGGGCGCATGA
- a CDS encoding ABC transporter substrate-binding protein, whose translation MKKFLLASAATLAATGAFADAHSPIKLGVVLGFTGPLESLAPTMAAGAEMAMEEVTESGNLLDGAAVEPVRADSTCIDAAAATSATERLITTDGVAGIVGADCSGVTGAMLSNVALPNGVVMVSPSATSPGLSTAEDNGLFFRTAPSDARQGVIVSDILQENDIDEVALTYTNNDYGKGLADAIQANIEEAGGTVTISAAHEDGKADYSAEVGALAAAGGDLLIVAGYVDQGGSGIVRAALDSGAFDMFYFPDGMVSQALEDNFGSEIDGSLGANPGTDSPGAQAYQDMATEAGYDGTQPFSAESYDAAALIMLAMQAAGSTDPAAYKQHIMDVANAPGEEIMPGELGKALQIIADGGDVDYVGASAVELIGPGESAGNYRQITFEDGKLAVVGYR comes from the coding sequence ATGAAGAAGTTTCTGCTGGCCTCGGCCGCGACCCTCGCCGCGACGGGCGCGTTCGCCGACGCCCATTCCCCCATCAAGCTGGGCGTCGTGCTGGGCTTCACCGGCCCGCTTGAATCGCTCGCGCCCACGATGGCCGCCGGCGCCGAGATGGCGATGGAGGAAGTCACCGAATCCGGCAACCTGCTGGATGGCGCCGCGGTCGAACCGGTTCGCGCCGACAGCACCTGCATCGACGCCGCCGCCGCCACCTCGGCCACGGAACGCCTGATCACCACCGACGGCGTCGCCGGCATTGTCGGCGCCGACTGCTCGGGCGTGACCGGTGCGATGCTGTCGAATGTCGCACTGCCCAACGGCGTCGTGATGGTGTCGCCCTCGGCCACGTCGCCCGGCCTGTCGACGGCCGAGGACAACGGCCTGTTCTTCCGCACCGCGCCTTCGGACGCACGCCAGGGCGTGATCGTGTCCGACATCCTTCAGGAGAACGACATCGACGAGGTCGCGCTGACCTATACCAATAACGACTATGGCAAGGGTCTGGCCGATGCGATCCAGGCCAATATCGAGGAGGCGGGCGGCACCGTCACGATTTCCGCCGCGCATGAGGACGGCAAGGCCGACTACTCGGCCGAAGTGGGTGCGCTGGCGGCTGCCGGCGGTGATCTTCTGATCGTTGCGGGCTACGTCGACCAGGGCGGTTCGGGCATCGTGCGCGCGGCGCTGGATTCCGGCGCGTTCGACATGTTCTACTTCCCCGACGGCATGGTGAGCCAGGCGCTGGAGGACAATTTCGGGTCCGAGATCGACGGCTCGCTGGGCGCCAACCCGGGCACCGATTCGCCCGGCGCGCAGGCCTATCAGGACATGGCGACCGAGGCCGGCTACGACGGCACGCAGCCCTTCTCGGCCGAGAGCTATGACGCCGCGGCCCTGATCATGCTGGCGATGCAGGCGGCGGGTTCGACCGATCCGGCGGCCTACAAGCAGCATATCATGGACGTCGCCAACGCCCCGGGAGAGGAGATCATGCCCGGCGAGCTGGGCAAGGCGCTCCAGATCATCGCCGATGGCGGCGATGTCGACTATGTCGGCGCCTCGGCGGTCGAGTTGATCGGACCGGGCGAGTCCGCCGGCAACTATCGCCAGATCACGTTCGAGGACGGCAAGCTGGCGGTGGTCGGCTACCGCTGA
- a CDS encoding ATP-binding protein: MTDGADVSLHRIADALERLAPAPSPAPDWSATAYVWDADPDRLVPVGTVNRIPLDLLVGIDRARDTLLANTRRFADGLPANNALLWGARGMGKSSLVKAVHGELEATDLKLVELQREDIGSVGRLLHLLRDAPHRFVLYCDDLSFSHDDAAYKSLKAVLDGGIEGRPENVLFYATSNRRHLMPRDMIENERGSAINPSEAVEEKVSLSDRFGLWLGFHACDQDSYLSMIRGYCDAFGLTVADDVLRAEAIEWQATRGARSGRVAWQFFTDLAGRHGIRV; encoded by the coding sequence TTGACGGACGGCGCCGACGTGTCGCTGCACCGCATCGCGGACGCGCTCGAACGTCTGGCCCCCGCGCCGTCGCCCGCGCCCGATTGGTCGGCCACCGCCTATGTCTGGGATGCCGATCCCGACCGCCTCGTGCCCGTCGGGACGGTCAACCGCATTCCCCTGGACCTGCTGGTGGGCATCGACAGGGCCCGCGACACGCTGCTCGCCAACACGCGCCGTTTCGCCGACGGGTTGCCGGCGAACAACGCCCTGCTCTGGGGGGCGCGGGGCATGGGAAAATCGAGCTTGGTCAAGGCGGTGCACGGTGAACTTGAAGCGACCGACCTCAAGCTGGTCGAGTTGCAGCGCGAGGATATCGGAAGCGTCGGCCGTCTGCTGCACCTGCTGCGGGACGCGCCGCACCGTTTCGTCCTCTATTGCGACGACCTGAGCTTCAGCCATGACGACGCGGCCTACAAGTCGCTCAAGGCAGTGCTCGACGGCGGGATCGAGGGGCGGCCCGAGAACGTGCTGTTCTACGCCACGTCGAACCGCCGCCACCTGATGCCGCGCGACATGATCGAGAACGAGCGCGGCAGCGCCATCAACCCGTCCGAGGCGGTGGAGGAGAAGGTCTCGCTCTCCGACCGGTTCGGCCTCTGGCTGGGGTTCCACGCCTGCGATCAGGACAGCTATCTGTCGATGATCCGGGGATATTGCGACGCGTTCGGCCTGACCGTCGCCGACGATGTCCTGCGGGCCGAGGCGATCGAATGGCAGGCCACGCGCGGTGCGCGGTCCGGTCGGGTGGCCTGGCAGTTCTTCACCGATCTGGCCGGACGCCACGGCATTCGCGTCTGA
- the tatC gene encoding twin-arginine translocase subunit TatC: MSEIDDSSAPLIEHLAELRTRLIRSVAAFLAAMVLCFIVAEPILKFLLLPIEDTMRRLGNPNPTMIYTAPQEYFFTLIRVSVVAALMVSFPVIAHQLWRFVAPGLYKQEKSAFLPFLIASPLLFLLGASFAHYIVVPLAMQFFLGFADAASLLAALVADGVEGVSESGIGIVFQGKVNESLDISLKMIVAFGLCFQLPVLLTLMGKAGLVSAEGLGGVRKYAVVGILLVAALVTPPDVITQLILFVVVYGLYEVSIWLVRMVERQRLQRMREEGLLDEDEAL; encoded by the coding sequence GTGAGCGAGATCGACGACAGCTCCGCCCCGCTGATCGAGCATCTGGCGGAATTGCGGACGCGTCTGATCCGATCGGTCGCGGCGTTCCTGGCCGCGATGGTGCTGTGCTTCATCGTGGCCGAGCCGATCCTCAAGTTCCTGCTGCTGCCCATCGAGGACACGATGCGCCGGCTGGGCAACCCGAACCCGACGATGATCTACACCGCCCCGCAGGAGTATTTCTTCACCCTGATCCGTGTTTCGGTCGTGGCCGCGCTGATGGTGTCGTTCCCGGTGATCGCGCATCAGCTTTGGCGTTTCGTGGCGCCGGGCCTCTACAAGCAGGAAAAGAGCGCGTTTCTGCCGTTCCTGATTGCGTCGCCGCTGCTGTTCCTGCTGGGCGCGTCGTTTGCCCACTACATCGTCGTTCCGCTGGCGATGCAGTTCTTCCTGGGCTTCGCGGATGCCGCGTCGCTGCTGGCGGCGTTGGTCGCGGACGGGGTCGAGGGGGTCAGTGAAAGCGGTATCGGCATCGTCTTCCAAGGCAAGGTGAACGAGTCGCTGGATATCTCGCTCAAGATGATCGTCGCCTTCGGCCTCTGCTTCCAACTACCCGTCCTACTGACGCTGATGGGCAAGGCGGGTCTCGTGTCGGCCGAGGGGTTGGGCGGGGTGCGTAAATATGCCGTGGTCGGCATCTTGTTGGTGGCCGCGCTGGTGACGCCGCCCGATGTCATCACCCAGCTGATCCTCTTCGTGGTGGTTTACGGCCTCTACGAGGTATCCATCTGGCTGGTGCGGATGGTTGAGCGTCAGCGCCTGCAGCGGATGCGCGAAGAGGGGTTGCTGGACGAGGACGAAGCCCTTTGA
- the tatB gene encoding Sec-independent protein translocase protein TatB, which yields MFDIGWSELLVIGVVALIVVGPKDLPRMFRTLGEFTGKARRMAREFQTAMNDAADQSGVGDIAGDLRKVTNPKKYGMDALKDATGDLSAWSPDAPDGTPGLSPDRAAAKAKIEASTAAKAQARRDAEAAELSEEPDLIPDPAAPEPELTSDPAPETAKAKS from the coding sequence ATGTTCGATATCGGCTGGAGTGAGCTTCTCGTCATCGGGGTCGTCGCGTTGATCGTGGTCGGCCCCAAGGACCTGCCGCGCATGTTCCGCACGCTGGGCGAGTTCACCGGCAAGGCCCGGCGCATGGCGCGCGAGTTCCAGACAGCGATGAATGATGCCGCTGACCAGTCAGGCGTGGGCGACATCGCCGGCGATCTGCGCAAGGTCACGAACCCCAAGAAATACGGCATGGATGCCTTGAAGGACGCAACGGGCGATCTGTCGGCCTGGTCGCCGGACGCGCCGGACGGAACGCCCGGCCTGTCGCCCGACCGCGCCGCGGCCAAGGCCAAGATCGAGGCGTCGACCGCCGCCAAGGCGCAGGCCCGCCGGGACGCCGAGGCGGCGGAACTGTCCGAGGAGCCGGATCTGATACCCGACCCGGCCGCGCCCGAACCCGAATTGACGTCCGATCCGGCGCCCGAGACCGCGAAGGCCAAGTCGTGA
- a CDS encoding twin-arginine translocase TatA/TatE family subunit, producing MLNNIGLPGLLLIAVVVLVLFGRGKISSLMGEVGKGITAFKKGVSDGSKDDDSTADPALADGTAARDVTPEAAEKDKV from the coding sequence ATGCTCAACAATATCGGCCTTCCGGGCCTTCTACTCATCGCCGTGGTCGTGCTGGTGCTGTTCGGACGCGGCAAGATCTCCTCGCTCATGGGCGAGGTCGGCAAGGGGATCACCGCCTTCAAGAAGGGCGTCAGCGACGGATCCAAGGACGACGATTCGACCGCCGATCCGGCCTTGGCCGACGGCACCGCCGCGCGCGACGTCACGCCCGAGGCGGCCGAGAAGGACAAGGTCTGA